In Chitinibacter sp. SCUT-21, a single genomic region encodes these proteins:
- a CDS encoding DUF86 domain-containing protein — protein sequence MQLDLYLQETAAHAARQSLILQEARIRLVGHGALTPLEFSGVVHAWQVLVENSIGKAKHWLKYCGVAVPISAYDSFSLLRQLNLISAESLSGWQKAIGLRNRIVHDYLNLDDQVVIALIQSNADQFMIDFLNTPFRLPNE from the coding sequence ATGCAGCTTGATCTTTATTTACAAGAAACCGCAGCCCATGCAGCCCGGCAATCGCTCATTTTACAGGAAGCAAGAATACGTTTGGTAGGCCATGGTGCATTAACTCCATTGGAGTTTTCTGGGGTCGTTCATGCCTGGCAGGTGTTGGTGGAAAACTCTATTGGTAAAGCTAAACATTGGCTTAAATACTGTGGCGTTGCTGTGCCTATCAGCGCGTATGATTCATTCTCACTACTTAGGCAATTAAATCTAATTAGTGCAGAGTCTCTATCTGGCTGGCAAAAGGCCATCGGTTTGCGCAATCGGATTGTGCACGATTATTTGAATCTGGATGATCAGGTGGTTATCGCATTGATTCAATCGAATGCGGATCAATTCATGATCGATTTTTTAAATACCCCATTTAGATTGCCAAACGAGTAA